The following are from one region of the Odontesthes bonariensis isolate fOdoBon6 chromosome 12, fOdoBon6.hap1, whole genome shotgun sequence genome:
- the tbc1d8 gene encoding TBC1 domain family member 8 isoform X3 — MKFVIPWAEVTWLERVSSPLMTEAIRISTRQRQREFSMFLNLDEAFGVIGQLVDIALRRLLDSEGLELDQTLQQPARITKRVLEEQALREYVLALFRLPRAEKLHEVASCSVWTPHARCHTAGTLYTTDSYLCFSSREEGSCLLLIPLSEVLSIEKAESTSPLPNPVIVSMRTKKAFQLIELQDRDELVESMNSRLRALQWKQSMFRRKKDGRRSVKSPTPYYTFYYDTGCSDEEEMEEQVLRNTVNSEALMTAFQHTQPGTNGNQSMEPVKERLWEDHFSEFGRGVHMFRTEKIQRLVAMGIPESLRGELWMMLSDASSELESHQGYYVSLVQKSMGHSNLATEEIERDLHRSLPDHPAFQNPTGIAALRRVLTAYAHRNPKIGYCQSMNILASVLLLYAKEEEAFWLLVAVCERMLPDYFNRRVIGAQVDQSVFEELIRERLPELAEQVPDLSTLSSVSLSWFLTLFLSVLPFHSAVCVVDCFFFQGIKHIFQLGLAVLEANSAQLSASTDDGQALMILTSFLDQVGNEESPCVPSSPPAAEESSGGDPEVPAVGHMNITDLITESFEKFGDLTVRQIERLRCLHRIQVLQAHEDTTKENTLRVLTADVSISPENLSDVYDLFKTEHFISLYWGDRSSAAAAEAAAWQYRDVSNRSFVERQYRLDRPQFKSLYALLAPWPGANQHTDTLANRTFTLLDPDRSNLVTFKEFASWLDTLYCEELNEKIRLLYRLHIPPALTESEDDPSLMKSPLVSTNRPLYVNLPSAVFPDVEEEVKDYQDQMKQMLQDLAKEKEKDAEKPLPLMNQREFIQFCKTLYSMFHGDPGENDLFQAIATVTSLVLQIGEVGHRGPSSGSEVSGREEAKAAGSKQLPAADAGTDGSLAADGEWTVSYAQILASLLTEQVLVNFFEKPVDLTAKIAEAKENQYQQRAGLLSVQQGTR; from the exons GGTCCTTGAGGAACAAGCATTGAGAGAGTACGTCCTGGCTCTGTTTCGGCTTCCTCGCGCAGAGAAACTCCACGAGGTGGCCTCGTGCTCGGTGTGGACGCCGCACGCCCGCTGCCACACGGCCGGGACTCTCTACACCACCGACAGCTACCTGTGTTTCTCCAGCCGAGAGGAAGGCAGCTGCCTTCTGCTCATTCCTCTCTCGGAG GTGTTGTCCATAGAGAAAGCAGAGAGCACCAGCCCTCTTCCCAACCCTGTGATAGTGAGCATGCGGACTAAAAAGGCCTTCCAGCTGATCGAGCTGCAGGACAGAGACGAGCTGGTGGAGAGCATGAACTCCAGACTTCGAGCTCTGCAGTGGAAGCAGTCCATGTTCCGCAGAAAGAAGGATGGCAGGAGGAGTGTG AAATCCCCGACACCCTACTACACCTTCTACTATGACACCGGATGCTCCgatgaggaggagatggaggagcaggtcCTGCGCAACACCGTCAACAGCGAAGCCCTCATGACGGCCTTCCAACACACCCAACCGGGAACCAATGGCAACCAG AGCATGGAGCCGGTGAAGGAGCGACTGTGGGAGGATCATTTCTCCGAATTTGGCCGCGGCGTCCACATGTTTCGCACGGAGAAGATCCAAAGGCTGGTTGCCATGGGGATACCGGAGTCGCTGCGAGGGGAGCTGTGGATGATGCTTTCTG ATGCGTCCTCTGAGCTGGAGTCCCACCAGGGCTACTACGTCAGCCTGGTGCAGAAGTCGATGGGCCACAGCAACCTGGCCACAGAGGAGATCGAGCGCGACTTGCACCGCTCCCTGCCGGACCACCCGGCTTTCCAAAATCCCACCGGCATCGCTGCACTCAGGCGCGTTCTCACCGCCTACGCCCACCGCAACCCAAAGATCGGATACTGCCAG TCTATGAACATCCTGGCATCAGTCCTGCTGCTGTAtgcgaaagaagaagaagctttcTGGCTGCTGGTGGCCGTCTGTGAAAGGATGCTGCCCGACTACTTCAACCGCAGGGTTATAg GAGCTCAGGTGGACCAGTCGGTGTTCGAGGAGCTGATCAGGGAGCGTTTGCCGGAACTGGCTGAGCAGGTCCCAGACctctccaccctgtcctccGTCTCCCTGTCGTGGTTCCTCACCCTCTTCCTCAGCGTCCTGCCCTTCCACAGCGCCGTCTGCGTGGTCGACTGCTTCTTCTTCCAGGGCATCAAACACATCTTCCAGCTCGGTCTGGCCGTGCTGGAGGCCAACTCTGCGCAGCTTTCTGCGAGCACAgatgatggacaggcgctcATGATTCTCACAAG TTTTCTGGACCAGGTTGGAAATGAGGAGTCGCCGTGCGTCCCGTCCTCCCCGCCGGCCGCAGAGGAGAGCAGTGGCGGCGACCCCGAGGTTCCCGCCGTGGGACACATGAACATCACCGACCTCATCACCGAGTCCTTTGAG AAATTCGGAGACCTGACGGTGCGGCAGATTGAGCGTCTTCGGTGTCTGCACAGAATCCAGGTGCTGCAGGCACATGAAGACACCAccaaagaaaacaca CTGCGCGTGCTGACCGCAGACGTCTCAATCTCTCCAGAGAATCTGTCTGACGTCTACGACCTCTTCAAG aCGGAGCACTTCATCAGCCTGTACTGGGGCGACCGCAGCTCTGCCGCCGCCGCAGAAGCTGCAGCCTGGCAGTACAGAGACGTCTCCAACCGCTCTTTCGTGGAGCGGCAGTATCGGCTGGACCGACCTCAGTTTAAAAGCCTGTATGCGCTGCTGGCGCCGTGGCCCGGCGCAAACCAACACACCGACACGCTGGCCAACCGCACCTTCACCCTGCTGGACCCGGACCGCAGCAACCTGGTTACCTTCAAAGAGTTTGCCAGCTGGCTGG ACACTTTATACTGCGAGGAGCTGAATGAGAAGATTCGGCTGCTGTATCGTCTTCACATTCCACCAG ctCTGACGGAGAGCGAGGACGACCCGTCCCTGATGAAGAGCCCCCTGGTGTCCACAAACAGACCCCTCTATGTCAACCTGCCCTCCG CTGTTTTTCCAGATGTTGAGGAAGAAGTAAAAGATTACCAGGATCAGATGAAGCAGATGCTGCAGGATCTGGCcaaagagaaggagaaagatGCTGAGAAGCCTCTGCCGCTCATGAATCAG CGAGAGTTCATCCAGTTCTGCAAGACCCTCTACAGCATGTTCCACGGCGACCCGGGCGAGAACGACCTCTTCCAGGCCATCGCCACCGTAACGAGCCTCGTGCTGCAGATCGGCGAGGTCGGCCACCGCGGGCCGAGctcggggtcagaggtcagcggCCGAGAGGAAGCAAAAGCAGCGGGATCGAAGCAGCTCCCTGCTGCGGACGCCGGGACCGACGGCAGTTTGGCGGCTGACGGCGAGTGGACGGTCAGTTACGCTCAGATCCTGGCGTCGCTGCTGACTGAGCAGGTGCTGGTGAACTTCTTCGAGAAACCGGTGGATCTGACGGCAAAAATCGCCGAGGCCAAAGAGAATCAGTACCAGCAGCGAGCCGGTCTGCTCTCCGTGCAGCAGGGGACCAGGTGA